A single Tachypleus tridentatus isolate NWPU-2018 chromosome 9, ASM421037v1, whole genome shotgun sequence DNA region contains:
- the LOC143226657 gene encoding kunitz-type serine protease inhibitor-like isoform X1, with protein sequence MVSYDLVYVSQFSKSKEKYGYRDNNSCSLCNLSETTGFDCWSKPDPGLCYAYFTRYYYDPASHRCKSFIYGGCAGNGNRYKTRSHCFAVCAGT encoded by the exons ATGGTTAGTTATGACTTAGTCTATGTTAGTcagttttcaaaaagtaaagaGAAATATGGATATAGAGATAACAATAGTTGTTCACTGTGTAACTTGTCAGAAACAACAG GTTTCGACTGTTGGTCTAAGCCTGACCCAGGTCTTTGCTATGCTTATTTCACCAGGTATTACTATGATCCAGCCAGCCACCGCTGTAAATCGTTTATTTACGGGGGTTGTGCGGGAAATGGAAACCGTTACAAAACAAGATCACACTGTTTCGCTGTTTGTGCtg GAACGTAA
- the LOC143226657 gene encoding kunitz-type serine protease inhibitor-like isoform X2 has protein sequence MYRKLMLLLLVTSLCSFSVIAGFDCWSKPDPGLCYAYFTRYYYDPASHRCKSFIYGGCAGNGNRYKTRSHCFAVCAGT, from the exons atgtatcgGAAACTGATGTTGTTGCTTCTAGTGACGTCACTTTGTAGCTTCTCAGTAATAGCAG GTTTCGACTGTTGGTCTAAGCCTGACCCAGGTCTTTGCTATGCTTATTTCACCAGGTATTACTATGATCCAGCCAGCCACCGCTGTAAATCGTTTATTTACGGGGGTTGTGCGGGAAATGGAAACCGTTACAAAACAAGATCACACTGTTTCGCTGTTTGTGCtg GAACGTAA